In one Spirosoma rigui genomic region, the following are encoded:
- a CDS encoding GDSL-type esterase/lipase family protein: protein MLWYEDDIHQLETKLNSLVETASGVSSESSTSERLRSGWPRAGRPRAGGAQTGGSPTETLQAGPVVFYGSSSIRLWTTLATDFPNVDSLNLGFGGSTLAACAWFFERVILPASPKSVVFYAGDNDLGDGRHPEEVCLFFSVLAQKMQTYLPGVPLTFMSIKVSPARWDIAPKIRQTNELIAREISRLPGFQVIDVTTPLLDAAGRPRLEFFENDGLHLSPAGYRVWQQVLEQHPSVF from the coding sequence ATGCTCTGGTACGAAGACGATATTCATCAACTCGAAACCAAACTCAATTCACTGGTTGAAACGGCCAGTGGCGTATCATCGGAATCGTCTACGTCAGAACGGCTCCGCTCGGGTTGGCCCCGGGCTGGACGGCCCCGGGCTGGAGGGGCCCAAACTGGAGGTTCCCCGACAGAAACCCTTCAGGCTGGCCCGGTGGTTTTTTATGGTAGCTCATCCATCCGGCTCTGGACAACGCTGGCCACCGATTTTCCCAATGTGGATTCGCTTAACCTGGGTTTCGGTGGCTCTACCTTAGCTGCCTGCGCGTGGTTCTTCGAACGGGTCATACTCCCGGCTTCGCCAAAATCGGTGGTGTTCTACGCCGGTGATAACGACCTCGGCGATGGGCGGCATCCCGAAGAAGTCTGCCTGTTTTTCAGCGTGTTGGCGCAGAAGATGCAGACGTATCTGCCCGGCGTGCCGCTTACGTTTATGTCGATTAAAGTCAGCCCTGCCCGCTGGGACATTGCCCCGAAAATCCGGCAAACTAACGAACTCATTGCCCGAGAAATTAGCCGGTTGCCCGGTTTTCAGGTTATTGACGTAACAACGCCACTGCTGGATGCGGCTGGCAGGCCCCGTCTGGAGTTTTTTGAAAACGATGGATTGCACCTGAGCCCGGCTGGTTATCGGGTGTGGCAGCAGGTACTGGAGCAGCACCCCAGCGTTTTTTAA
- a CDS encoding homoserine O-acetyltransferase family protein, with protein MNLQYFDYKYSFPLESGANLAGFRLAYTTYGTLTEQASVVWICHALTGNADAGDWWSGMIGTGKFYDPAHHFIICANVLGSCYGSTGPLSVNPGTGQPYYHDFPAITVRDMVGALDLLRQELGIETIDTCVGGSLGGEQAIEWAIMQPDLIKNLIVVATSAVASPWCIAFNEAQRMAIEADPTWSERNKDAGAAGMKAARAMAMISYRNYDTYGFTQALDNNEQTDNFKAAGYQRYQGEKLVERFNAFTYWVLSKVMDSHNVGRNRGSILNALGRIKARTLVVGIRSDLLFPPSEQQFLARHIPDATYEEIDSLYGHDGFLIEFRPLGSIIRQWMASRPTVEQAEMVPVKRDA; from the coding sequence TTGAACCTCCAGTACTTCGATTATAAATACTCGTTCCCGCTTGAGTCGGGAGCAAACCTGGCGGGCTTCCGGCTCGCTTACACTACCTATGGTACGCTGACGGAACAGGCCAGTGTTGTGTGGATATGTCATGCCCTGACCGGCAATGCCGACGCGGGCGACTGGTGGAGCGGCATGATCGGAACGGGAAAATTCTATGACCCCGCCCATCACTTCATCATCTGCGCCAATGTCCTCGGCTCGTGCTACGGTTCAACGGGGCCGTTGTCGGTTAATCCAGGAACGGGTCAGCCTTATTACCACGACTTTCCGGCCATTACGGTCCGGGACATGGTTGGCGCGCTCGATCTGCTGCGGCAGGAGCTGGGTATCGAAACCATTGATACCTGCGTAGGGGGGTCATTGGGGGGCGAGCAGGCAATAGAGTGGGCTATTATGCAACCCGACCTAATCAAAAACCTGATTGTGGTAGCAACCAGCGCCGTAGCGTCGCCCTGGTGCATTGCCTTCAACGAAGCCCAGCGGATGGCCATTGAAGCCGACCCCACCTGGTCCGAGCGGAACAAAGATGCGGGAGCCGCCGGGATGAAAGCCGCCCGGGCCATGGCCATGATCTCCTACCGGAATTATGATACGTATGGGTTTACCCAGGCGCTGGATAACAATGAACAAACCGACAACTTCAAAGCAGCCGGGTATCAGCGGTACCAGGGTGAGAAGCTGGTCGAACGGTTTAACGCCTTCACGTATTGGGTACTCTCAAAAGTGATGGATTCGCACAATGTAGGCCGAAACCGGGGCAGTATTCTGAATGCCCTCGGACGGATCAAAGCACGAACGCTGGTCGTCGGCATTCGGTCTGACCTGTTGTTTCCGCCATCGGAGCAGCAGTTTCTGGCCCGCCACATCCCCGACGCGACCTACGAGGAGATTGACTCCCTTTACGGACACGATGGATTCCTCATCGAGTTTCGGCCCCTGGGGAGCATTATCCGCCAGTGGATGGCCAGCCGGCCGACTGTTGAGCAAGCCGAGATGGTACCCGTTAAGCGCGATGCATAA
- a CDS encoding esterase family protein, giving the protein MQREYHKWYSLNLARDMEMLIFGHAGARVLVFPTRRGRFYEYEELGLVAALAEPIEKGWLQLFCVDSVDSESVYNRSVPPHDRIRRHVQYEQYILNEVLPLSRMKNPQPFMISHGCSLGAYHALNIAFRHPQWFGKVVAFSGRYDLSAPVAEFRGLFDDYYDDDIYFNNPNHFLPNLNDEALLNHLRRMQIVLTIGTDDPFLGSNVALSDALQSKQVEHELYFWEGRAHQADDWQKMVKLYL; this is encoded by the coding sequence ATGCAGCGCGAGTATCACAAATGGTACAGTCTCAATCTGGCCCGCGACATGGAAATGCTCATCTTCGGTCATGCGGGGGCACGTGTGCTGGTTTTTCCAACGCGCCGGGGCCGTTTTTATGAATATGAAGAGCTTGGACTGGTGGCGGCTCTGGCCGAGCCGATCGAGAAGGGCTGGCTGCAGTTGTTCTGTGTCGATAGTGTCGACAGCGAAAGTGTTTACAATCGATCGGTGCCACCCCACGACCGGATTCGGCGCCACGTTCAATACGAACAATACATTCTCAATGAAGTGCTGCCCCTGTCGCGGATGAAAAATCCACAGCCCTTCATGATTTCCCACGGTTGTAGTCTGGGGGCCTACCACGCGCTGAATATCGCGTTTCGCCACCCGCAGTGGTTCGGTAAGGTGGTGGCATTCAGCGGCCGGTATGACCTATCGGCACCCGTCGCTGAGTTTCGCGGTCTTTTTGACGACTATTACGACGACGACATCTATTTCAACAATCCCAACCACTTCTTGCCGAACCTGAATGATGAGGCCTTGCTCAACCACCTGCGCCGGATGCAGATCGTGTTGACCATTGGTACCGACGACCCGTTTCTTGGTAGCAACGTAGCACTCAGTGATGCACTCCAAAGCAAGCAGGTCGAGCATGAGCTGTATTTCTGGGAAGGACGGGCGCACCAGGCCGATGACTGGCAGAAAATGGTAAAGCTTTATTTATAG
- a CDS encoding glycosyltransferase family 87 protein, producing the protein MLSFFKKPVFSDYRLLFGLYGLIALIASIKTVFVFGSNNYSIFYYSLQHLIEGNSLYNEYPAQYEDHYHYAPTFAAMFSPIFALPYSVGLFLWHFLFASAWVYAVYRMPLTHRQKVFAYWFALQEMLTALTNSQTNPLIAAIPLFAFICLEARQPFWAALFIVAGFEIKIYSIVAGALFILYPQKIRFLAYTLFWGIVLSLLPLLFTSPAKLLWQYEMWFRQLLIKSDHDKWANTSIHKLIHLFISPDITTAAIVGGGILLFCTVYIQVRKFNEESFRMLMLASILIFQVIFNPVSESATYITAVTGVLCWWFYCPQTPLDRVLLISCFILTVLSPSDFFPAYLRDQFTRPYALKALPCVLIWFRVLYIMHTYTPAAKPIQQPVSTL; encoded by the coding sequence ATGCTCTCTTTTTTTAAAAAACCGGTGTTCAGCGATTACCGGCTGCTTTTTGGTCTGTATGGTCTTATAGCCCTCATTGCCAGCATCAAAACGGTATTTGTTTTTGGGTCCAACAACTACAGCATCTTTTATTATTCACTACAGCACCTTATTGAAGGCAACAGCCTTTACAACGAATACCCGGCCCAGTACGAAGACCACTACCATTACGCCCCCACCTTTGCGGCTATGTTTTCGCCGATATTCGCGTTGCCCTATAGCGTGGGGCTGTTCCTGTGGCATTTCCTGTTTGCGAGTGCCTGGGTGTATGCCGTTTATAGGATGCCTTTGACGCACCGGCAAAAGGTGTTTGCGTATTGGTTTGCCCTGCAGGAGATGCTGACGGCGCTCACCAACAGCCAGACCAATCCATTAATTGCGGCTATCCCGTTGTTTGCGTTTATATGCCTCGAAGCCCGCCAGCCATTCTGGGCTGCACTGTTCATCGTAGCGGGTTTCGAGATCAAGATCTATAGCATCGTGGCGGGCGCGTTGTTTATCCTGTACCCACAAAAGATTCGCTTCCTGGCCTATACGCTCTTCTGGGGGATTGTGCTGAGCCTGCTGCCGCTGCTGTTTACGTCGCCCGCCAAGCTCCTTTGGCAGTATGAAATGTGGTTTCGGCAACTGCTTATCAAATCAGACCACGACAAGTGGGCCAATACGTCTATTCACAAGCTAATTCACTTGTTTATCTCGCCCGACATAACAACGGCGGCTATCGTTGGCGGAGGAATTCTGTTGTTCTGTACCGTCTATATCCAGGTGCGGAAATTCAACGAGGAGTCATTCCGGATGCTGATGCTGGCTTCTATCCTGATTTTTCAGGTTATTTTTAACCCGGTTTCCGAATCGGCTACATACATTACGGCGGTTACGGGCGTACTTTGCTGGTGGTTCTACTGTCCGCAAACGCCCCTCGACCGGGTGTTGCTGATCAGTTGTTTCATCCTGACCGTTTTGTCGCCGAGCGATTTCTTTCCGGCCTATTTGCGGGATCAGTTCACGCGTCCCTACGCCCTGAAAGCATTGCCCTGCGTGCTGATCTGGTTCCGGGTGCTGTATATAATGCATACGTACACACCCGCAGCCAAACCGATTCAACAGCCCGTATCGACCCTCTGA
- a CDS encoding 5'-methylthioadenosine/adenosylhomocysteine nucleosidase yields MKYVVFLLLVAQSALAQRYKPQPITGLLGAFGAEVALVKQSLQKPKTVIVDGIAFTTGRLGKQRVVVAETGIGKVNAAMTTALMLDHFRPQRILFTGIAGGTNPDLQPGDIVIARQTIHHDYQSITFDQKPTIQTRNGVTGQMNPAYFPADSVMLLRAQAVAKTVSFEPIPITTRPPTVVTGIVVTGDQFISSGQKVAQLRQDFNADATEMEGAAVAQVCHQIQVPLLVIRSLSDKADDNARRDMLSFYETAARNSAKLVLAIVQGF; encoded by the coding sequence ATGAAATACGTCGTCTTCCTGCTGCTCGTTGCCCAGTCTGCCCTCGCTCAACGCTACAAACCCCAACCCATTACGGGGTTACTCGGGGCGTTCGGAGCCGAAGTAGCGCTCGTCAAACAGTCTTTGCAAAAACCCAAAACGGTTATCGTCGACGGGATCGCGTTTACAACCGGCCGTTTGGGTAAACAGCGGGTCGTTGTGGCCGAAACAGGCATTGGTAAGGTGAACGCAGCCATGACCACGGCACTGATGCTCGACCATTTCCGGCCGCAGCGGATACTGTTCACCGGCATCGCGGGCGGCACCAACCCCGACCTACAGCCGGGCGATATCGTTATTGCGCGCCAGACAATTCACCACGATTACCAGTCGATCACCTTCGACCAGAAGCCAACAATTCAAACGCGGAACGGCGTAACGGGCCAGATGAACCCCGCCTATTTTCCGGCCGATTCGGTCATGCTGCTGCGGGCTCAGGCCGTTGCCAAAACCGTTTCGTTTGAACCAATACCCATTACAACCCGCCCGCCAACCGTCGTGACGGGTATCGTCGTAACGGGCGACCAGTTCATTTCGTCGGGTCAGAAAGTAGCGCAGCTCCGGCAGGATTTTAATGCCGACGCCACTGAAATGGAAGGCGCGGCCGTGGCCCAGGTTTGCCACCAGATCCAGGTGCCGCTCCTCGTGATCCGGAGTCTGAGCGACAAGGCCGACGATAACGCCCGGCGCGATATGCTGTCGTTTTACGAAACAGCCGCCCGAAACTCCGCGAAACTCGTCCTTGCCATCGTGCAGGGGTTTTAA
- a CDS encoding O-acetylhomoserine aminocarboxypropyltransferase/cysteine synthase family protein, whose amino-acid sequence MTNQHHFDTLQLHAGQEVDPTTNSRAVPIYQTTSFVFNDSAHGADLFALKAFGNIYTRIMNPTSDVFEKRVAALEGGVAALAVASGQAAQFIALTNILSAGDNFVSTSFLYGGTYNQFKVSFKRLGIEARFANGDDPASFARLIDEKTKAIYLETIGNPGFNVPDFDAIAAVANEHDLPLIVDNTFGAGGYLFRPLEHGAAVVVESATKWIGGHGTSIGGVIVDGGTYNWGNGKYPQFSEPSEGYQGMVFSDVFGVNGPFGNIQFIIRARVEGLRDWGPAISPFNSFLLLQGLETLSLRVDRTVQNALALAQWLEAHDQVELVNYPGLESSRYHELAKKYLKRGFGGVFTFKVKGGKEAADQFVNSLKLVSHLANVGDSKTLIIHPASTTHQQLSELDQASAGVEPGLLRVSAGIEHIDDIKADFEQAFAQIAQTSPADSVAV is encoded by the coding sequence ATGACCAATCAACATCATTTTGACACGCTCCAGCTCCACGCTGGTCAGGAGGTTGACCCCACCACCAACTCACGGGCGGTACCTATCTATCAAACAACTTCGTTTGTGTTCAACGATTCGGCCCACGGCGCCGATCTGTTCGCGCTCAAGGCGTTTGGTAATATCTATACCCGCATCATGAACCCCACGTCCGACGTGTTCGAGAAACGCGTTGCGGCCCTGGAAGGGGGCGTTGCCGCGCTGGCGGTAGCATCGGGGCAGGCGGCCCAGTTTATCGCGCTGACCAATATTCTCAGCGCGGGCGACAATTTCGTGTCGACTTCGTTCCTGTACGGCGGTACGTATAACCAGTTCAAGGTGTCGTTCAAGCGGCTCGGTATTGAGGCCCGCTTCGCCAACGGCGACGACCCAGCCTCGTTTGCCAGGCTGATCGATGAGAAAACGAAAGCGATCTACCTCGAAACAATTGGCAATCCGGGTTTCAACGTTCCCGACTTCGACGCGATCGCGGCTGTTGCCAACGAGCACGACCTGCCCCTGATCGTCGACAATACGTTTGGGGCTGGTGGCTATTTGTTCCGGCCGCTCGAACACGGAGCCGCCGTCGTGGTTGAGTCGGCCACAAAATGGATTGGCGGCCACGGCACAAGCATTGGCGGAGTCATCGTCGACGGCGGTACCTATAACTGGGGTAACGGCAAATATCCCCAGTTCAGCGAACCGTCGGAAGGATACCAGGGTATGGTATTCAGCGACGTGTTCGGTGTGAACGGGCCGTTCGGCAACATCCAGTTCATTATTCGCGCGCGGGTAGAAGGGCTGCGCGACTGGGGCCCGGCAATCAGTCCGTTCAACTCGTTCCTGCTGTTACAGGGACTGGAAACTTTGTCGCTACGGGTCGACCGGACGGTGCAGAACGCGCTGGCCCTGGCGCAGTGGCTCGAAGCTCACGATCAGGTCGAGCTGGTCAACTACCCCGGTCTGGAGAGCAGCCGCTACCACGAATTGGCGAAGAAATACCTGAAACGCGGGTTCGGGGGTGTGTTTACGTTCAAAGTGAAAGGGGGCAAAGAAGCCGCCGATCAGTTCGTGAACAGCCTCAAACTGGTGAGTCATCTGGCTAACGTAGGCGATTCCAAAACGCTCATCATTCACCCGGCTTCGACCACGCACCAGCAGCTCAGCGAGTTGGACCAGGCTAGTGCGGGTGTGGAGCCCGGCTTGCTGCGCGTTTCGGCGGGTATCGAACATATTGACGACATCAAGGCCGATTTTGAGCAGGCGTTCGCGCAGATTGCCCAAACGAGCCCCGCCGATTCTGTTGCTGTTTAA
- a CDS encoding class I SAM-dependent methyltransferase produces MTATWLDFWQKENEFDDSMSANYAYFLARVEQFINLSKSRSVLDIGSGPGNLEDAWHDRVGEIHGLDISERYNAMGRAKHANHPNVHFHTLAADDYLNFSPVAGRQFDIIIVMSVVQYYRNAAEVEDLLAAIKRVAAPGAKALICDLIVEESVLKDIVSIVGRSLRQGQLLSMLKLLFRLRFSSYYNIRKQNGFLVIPESEWMAMCKRLNLNARFVAEPLTMQQERRNLLIQF; encoded by the coding sequence ATGACCGCAACCTGGCTTGATTTCTGGCAGAAAGAAAATGAATTTGATGACTCCATGTCGGCCAACTACGCTTATTTCCTGGCGCGGGTCGAGCAGTTCATCAACCTGTCGAAGAGCCGGAGCGTGCTCGATATTGGGTCGGGGCCGGGTAATCTGGAAGACGCCTGGCATGATCGGGTGGGCGAAATTCACGGGCTGGACATCTCTGAGCGGTACAATGCCATGGGACGTGCCAAGCATGCCAACCACCCCAACGTACATTTTCACACCCTTGCCGCCGATGATTACCTCAACTTCAGCCCGGTCGCCGGTCGCCAGTTCGACATCATCATTGTGATGAGCGTTGTGCAGTATTATCGTAATGCTGCCGAAGTTGAAGATCTGCTGGCGGCCATCAAACGCGTAGCGGCTCCCGGTGCCAAAGCCCTCATCTGCGATCTGATTGTGGAAGAGAGCGTTCTGAAAGACATCGTGAGCATCGTGGGGCGTTCACTTCGGCAGGGCCAGCTACTGTCGATGCTGAAACTCTTGTTCCGGCTTCGGTTCTCATCGTATTATAACATCCGCAAACAGAACGGGTTTCTGGTCATTCCGGAGTCGGAGTGGATGGCCATGTGCAAGCGGCTGAATCTGAACGCCCGGTTTGTGGCCGAACCCCTGACCATGCAGCAGGAGCGCCGGAATTTGCTGATTCAGTTTTAA
- a CDS encoding amine oxidase: protein MLNITNNSPMLTTNPFKSFWWAGYECTDQLNCFGNRVDFLPLTGHLDLLKEDYEHLGMFNVRTVREGIRWSQVEKTAYQYDWRMVEHMLTEGHRQGIQQVWDLCHFGYPDDLTPLHPMFARRFAALCRAFVRFYRDRYPDDTLIVTPINEVSFMSWLGGDACGTSPYCTKQGWEVKVGLMRAYIEGVAAMREIDPTVRILTTEPLVQIVPPLNATQQQIIDAAIADENQFQSVDMLAGYLSPELGGSPDYLDILGFNYYYNNQWVLGNLNFLPWNDPIPDPRWVPFRQLLGKAYHRYNRPIVLTETSHPGIDRPQWIDMIGRECAAVVQAGVPLWGVCIYPIIDRPDWDHLDHWHRSGLWDADLSTTPPGRVLAVPYADAFLQAQRVVAGAQPEPVPFL, encoded by the coding sequence ATGCTCAACATTACCAACAATTCCCCGATGCTCACCACCAATCCGTTCAAATCCTTCTGGTGGGCTGGTTACGAATGCACCGATCAACTCAACTGCTTTGGCAACCGGGTCGATTTTTTACCGTTAACGGGTCACCTCGACTTGCTGAAAGAAGACTACGAACACCTGGGCATGTTCAACGTCCGCACCGTGCGGGAAGGTATCCGGTGGAGCCAGGTCGAGAAAACCGCTTACCAGTACGACTGGCGGATGGTTGAGCACATGCTGACCGAAGGTCACCGCCAGGGTATCCAGCAGGTATGGGATCTGTGCCACTTCGGCTATCCCGATGATCTGACGCCTTTACACCCAATGTTTGCCCGACGGTTTGCCGCCTTATGCCGGGCTTTCGTACGATTCTACCGGGATCGCTACCCCGATGATACGCTGATCGTAACGCCCATCAATGAAGTCAGCTTCATGTCGTGGCTGGGGGGCGATGCCTGTGGTACGTCGCCTTACTGCACCAAACAAGGCTGGGAAGTGAAAGTTGGATTGATGCGGGCCTACATCGAAGGTGTTGCCGCCATGCGCGAGATCGATCCCACCGTCCGTATCCTGACGACCGAACCACTCGTGCAGATTGTGCCGCCCCTGAACGCGACCCAGCAGCAGATCATTGACGCAGCCATTGCCGACGAGAACCAGTTTCAATCGGTCGATATGCTCGCGGGGTATCTATCGCCCGAGTTGGGCGGCTCGCCCGATTACCTCGACATTCTGGGATTCAATTATTACTACAATAACCAGTGGGTACTGGGCAACCTGAATTTTCTGCCCTGGAACGACCCCATCCCTGATCCGCGTTGGGTACCGTTCCGGCAGCTGCTGGGGAAAGCGTACCACCGGTATAACCGTCCGATTGTACTGACCGAAACCAGCCATCCCGGCATCGACCGCCCTCAATGGATTGACATGATTGGCCGGGAATGCGCGGCCGTTGTACAGGCCGGAGTACCGCTATGGGGCGTGTGCATCTACCCGATCATCGACCGGCCCGACTGGGATCACCTCGATCATTGGCACCGATCCGGCCTGTGGGATGCCGACCTGAGCACGACGCCACCCGGTCGCGTGCTGGCCGTACCGTACGCCGACGCCTTTCTGCAGGCACAGCGCGTAGTTGCTGGCGCTCAGCCGGAACCCGTTCCTTTTTTGTAG
- a CDS encoding YfiT family bacillithiol transferase — MISNSSVDARQYPIGSWDNRDTYSSDERAELIAELRNLPTLYRQATEALTDEQLARCYRPGSWTVRQLVHHIADTQHWHFYRVKQTLSEPEKTIGIFGNVNAWAAMPEARQAPVNPSLLLIDGIHQRWAFLCETLSEADWKRVYYHPFRQRDLTLEQALAIGVWHGRHHLAHIGLALEETAP, encoded by the coding sequence ATGATATCCAATTCATCCGTCGACGCCCGTCAGTACCCCATCGGCTCCTGGGACAACCGCGATACGTATTCCAGTGACGAACGGGCTGAACTCATCGCAGAGCTGCGAAACCTGCCGACCCTGTACCGCCAAGCGACGGAAGCGCTTACTGATGAGCAGCTGGCGCGTTGTTACCGGCCGGGTAGCTGGACGGTTCGTCAGTTGGTACATCACATTGCCGATACCCAGCACTGGCATTTTTACCGGGTTAAACAAACGCTGTCCGAGCCTGAGAAGACGATTGGTATTTTTGGAAATGTAAACGCCTGGGCTGCCATGCCCGAAGCCCGGCAAGCGCCGGTCAACCCGTCTCTGCTGCTCATTGACGGTATTCACCAGCGGTGGGCGTTTTTGTGCGAGACGCTGTCCGAAGCTGACTGGAAACGGGTGTATTACCATCCGTTTCGGCAACGCGATCTCACACTGGAGCAGGCGTTAGCCATTGGTGTCTGGCATGGCCGGCATCATCTGGCCCATATCGGTTTGGCCCTTGAGGAAACGGCCCCGTAG
- a CDS encoding polysaccharide deacetylase family protein: MANPHRRNTILFTVDVEEFDTAVEFGHAISLTEQIAVSTRGLRLLAERFDAVGARTTLFTTANYALHEPDLIRDLARRHEIASHGYYHTTFEPEDLLTSRKVLEKILNKPVTGFRRARMGYVDPNDVQQAGYQYNSSLHPTWLPGRYNHWGEPRHPFLERGVWQVPASVTPTLRLPLFWLSLKNFPFAYYRQLCRQTLRADGFLNLYVHPWEFTDLSNYDRIPTYVRRHSRDQLLDRVEQLLRYLKPQGEFGTMGEFVQQLPAG, encoded by the coding sequence ATGGCAAACCCCCACCGAAGAAACACTATTTTATTCACCGTTGACGTAGAAGAATTCGACACGGCCGTCGAGTTTGGACACGCTATCTCACTCACCGAACAGATTGCTGTTTCAACGCGCGGCCTGCGTTTACTAGCCGAGCGTTTCGACGCGGTGGGTGCCCGGACAACCCTTTTCACGACAGCTAATTATGCCCTGCACGAGCCGGATCTGATTCGGGATCTGGCTCGTCGGCATGAGATAGCTTCGCATGGTTATTACCATACTACCTTCGAACCCGAAGACTTACTTACTTCCAGGAAAGTCTTAGAAAAAATACTCAATAAGCCCGTAACCGGATTTCGCCGGGCACGCATGGGTTATGTCGACCCCAATGATGTTCAACAGGCAGGTTATCAGTACAATTCATCGCTGCATCCCACCTGGTTACCCGGTCGTTATAACCACTGGGGCGAGCCCCGGCACCCGTTTCTGGAGCGGGGGGTGTGGCAGGTACCCGCATCGGTAACGCCCACCCTGCGGCTGCCTCTGTTCTGGCTCAGTCTGAAAAATTTCCCGTTTGCCTACTACCGGCAGCTCTGCCGCCAGACACTCCGGGCCGATGGGTTTCTAAACTTGTATGTACACCCCTGGGAGTTTACCGACCTCTCGAACTACGACCGTATCCCCACGTACGTTCGCCGGCATTCCCGCGACCAGCTGCTGGATCGGGTCGAGCAGTTACTGCGCTATCTCAAGCCGCAGGGTGAATTTGGTACGATGGGGGAGTTTGTTCAACAACTGCCGGCTGGCTAG
- a CDS encoding DUF721 domain-containing protein: protein MNQTYRYNREQATRIAGVTSLKDAIGQLLKHYQLQSRFNETYLEAFWGRMMGNAIASRTNRIYVRDRKLHIEITSAPLRNELVNAKQKLIHVVNKDMGTEVIDDVIFI, encoded by the coding sequence ATGAACCAGACGTACCGTTACAATCGTGAACAAGCCACCCGTATTGCGGGTGTTACCTCCCTCAAAGACGCAATTGGGCAATTGCTGAAGCACTACCAGTTACAGAGCCGTTTCAACGAAACATACCTCGAAGCCTTTTGGGGTCGTATGATGGGTAATGCTATCGCGTCCCGCACCAACCGGATTTACGTTCGCGACCGCAAACTGCACATCGAGATCACCTCCGCCCCCCTCCGCAACGAACTCGTCAATGCCAAACAGAAGCTTATTCACGTCGTGAATAAAGATATGGGCACCGAGGTAATCGACGACGTTATCTTCATCTGA